A region from the Sphingomonas sp. S2-65 genome encodes:
- a CDS encoding bifunctional helix-turn-helix transcriptional regulator/GNAT family N-acetyltransferase, with amino-acid sequence MGFPVFTNSTFLFILSLYNAVYISCGVAMDDVIRGMGSAFLGSRLKRLGERMQAGAARAITAAGLEVQPAHMPLLVALDGRALTIGQLVQVVGVSQPGITRGVGQLGEMGLVRAETGRDQRHRTISLTDNGAAAIARAKLFVFPQVTEAIDRLLAGRADELLAIIADVEHALAATPLDQLAAQAQPNVLSIRDYSDDLAREFHDINAEWISDMFRMEETDRKTLENPRASIIEAGGAVLFVEARELGIIGTCALQKTSATGFELTKMGVRKTARGLKAGEFLLNAVIDKAHALGADPLYLLTNSRCAAAIHLYEKLGFRHDAAIMANYGARYARCDVAMRYVGAETGVAA; translated from the coding sequence TTGGGATTTCCCGTATTCACCAATTCCACTTTCCTATTCATCCTGTCCCTATATAACGCGGTATATATCAGCTGTGGGGTTGCTATGGATGATGTGATTCGAGGCATGGGCAGCGCCTTCTTGGGAAGCCGGCTTAAGAGGCTTGGGGAGCGGATGCAGGCCGGTGCGGCGCGGGCCATCACTGCCGCTGGACTGGAGGTGCAGCCCGCCCACATGCCCCTGCTCGTAGCCCTGGACGGCCGCGCTTTGACGATCGGTCAACTCGTGCAGGTGGTGGGCGTTAGCCAGCCCGGAATAACGCGAGGTGTAGGCCAGCTCGGGGAGATGGGACTGGTGCGGGCTGAGACTGGAAGGGATCAGCGACACCGAACCATATCACTGACCGACAATGGTGCCGCCGCAATTGCCCGCGCCAAGCTGTTTGTCTTTCCCCAAGTCACCGAAGCTATCGATCGGCTGCTAGCCGGACGTGCCGACGAGCTTCTGGCGATCATCGCCGATGTCGAACACGCGCTCGCGGCTACCCCTCTCGATCAATTGGCGGCGCAAGCGCAGCCCAACGTGCTGTCCATCCGCGACTATTCCGACGATCTCGCCCGCGAGTTCCACGACATCAACGCGGAATGGATTTCCGACATGTTCCGCATGGAGGAGACGGATCGGAAAACACTGGAGAATCCGCGCGCCAGCATCATCGAAGCCGGCGGTGCCGTCCTGTTCGTCGAGGCGAGGGAACTGGGGATCATCGGAACGTGCGCGCTTCAGAAGACCAGCGCGACCGGCTTCGAGCTGACCAAGATGGGGGTCCGCAAGACAGCGCGCGGGCTCAAGGCCGGCGAGTTCCTTCTGAACGCCGTCATCGACAAGGCGCACGCGCTCGGAGCCGATCCCCTCTACCTGTTGACGAACAGCCGCTGTGCCGCGGCGATCCACCTCTACGAGAAGC